A genomic region of Pseudomonas sp. MPC6 contains the following coding sequences:
- a CDS encoding amino acid ABC transporter ATP-binding protein, with translation MIEVRDLVKVFDTRGQVVRAVDNVTTQVAKGEVLVVIGPSGSGKSTFLRCLNGLEEFDSGSVSIDGLQLADPKTDVNAYRREVGMVFQHFNLFPHMTVLENLCLAQKVVRKRGKKEREAKALALLEKVGIAQKANEFPSRLSGGQQQRVAIARALAMDPKVMLFDEPTSALDPEMVGEVLDVMKTLALEGMTMVCVTHEMGFAREVADRVLFFDHGKLLEDASPAEFFDAPKDPRAQAFLRQVL, from the coding sequence GTGATTGAAGTCCGCGATCTGGTAAAAGTCTTCGACACCCGCGGCCAGGTGGTTCGCGCGGTGGACAACGTCACCACCCAAGTGGCCAAGGGTGAAGTGCTGGTGGTGATCGGCCCGTCCGGTTCCGGCAAGTCGACCTTCCTGCGTTGCCTCAATGGCCTGGAAGAATTCGACTCGGGCTCGGTCAGCATCGACGGCCTGCAGCTGGCCGACCCGAAAACCGACGTCAACGCCTACCGCCGCGAAGTCGGCATGGTGTTCCAGCATTTCAACCTGTTCCCGCACATGACCGTGCTGGAAAACCTCTGCCTGGCGCAGAAAGTCGTGCGCAAGCGCGGCAAGAAAGAGCGTGAGGCCAAGGCTCTGGCGTTGCTGGAGAAGGTCGGTATTGCGCAAAAGGCCAACGAATTTCCATCGCGTCTTTCCGGCGGTCAGCAGCAGCGGGTGGCGATTGCTCGTGCGTTGGCGATGGATCCGAAGGTGATGCTGTTCGATGAGCCAACCTCGGCGCTCGATCCAGAGATGGTCGGTGAAGTGCTGGACGTGATGAAAACCCTGGCGCTGGAAGGCATGACCATGGTCTGCGTGACCCACGAAATGGGCTTCGCGCGGGAAGTGGCGGATCGGGTGTTGTTCTTCGACCACGGGAAACTGCTGGAAGATGCCTCGCCGGCGGAGTTTTTCGATGCGCCGAAGGATCCTCGGGCGCAGGCCTTTTTGCGGCAGGTTCTCTAA
- a CDS encoding methyl-accepting chemotaxis protein: protein MYQWLAEKLGNISVNRKLGVGFGLVLLLTLLTTFTGWSGLNEVTSRGDKLGFISSLNELTKDLRIARLDYDMHRGEQGPGVVNDLLGQLDTGLKTARTLIEQPADAAMVDQQLAAVAEYKRAFADMTQATVTREDARSKLGATADNAVAQIAAVEQSLLHGESVADYNNVIELSKLLQQARYQVRGYTYSGKAEAEQPALDAIDMALQSLANLPSKVPEQHLANLQQASESLKGYRAAVSQFRDSQVANATALKHMAAQGDILIDLSKKLTASQTVVRDTDAAHAKNMLLLAALLALAFGLLAAWAITRQIVVPLNQTLKVAERIAAGDLTHNLVSQRQDELGQLQRAIQSMTQGLRELIGGISDGVTQIASAAEELSAVTEQTSAGVNSQKVETDQVATAMNEMTATVQEVARNAEEASEAAVAADQQAREGDKVVSEAIAQIERLAIEVGNSTVAMGDLKRESDKIGSVLDVIKSVAQQTNLLALNAAIEAARAGEAGRGFAVVADEVRSLAQRTQKSTEEIEELIVGLQSGTQQVATIMDNSRSLTDSSVELTRRAGGSLANITRTVSAIQSMNQQIAAAAEQQSAVAEEINRSVLNVRDVSEQTSAASEETAASSVELARLGTHLQMLVGRFRV, encoded by the coding sequence ATGTACCAATGGCTAGCCGAGAAACTGGGGAACATCAGCGTCAATCGCAAACTGGGTGTCGGCTTCGGTCTGGTGCTCCTGCTGACGTTGTTAACCACCTTCACCGGCTGGTCCGGCCTGAACGAGGTGACAAGCCGTGGCGACAAACTCGGTTTCATTTCCAGCCTCAATGAGCTGACCAAAGACCTGCGCATTGCCCGCCTGGACTACGACATGCATCGCGGCGAACAGGGCCCGGGCGTGGTCAATGACCTGCTGGGCCAGCTCGATACCGGCTTGAAAACCGCCCGTACGCTGATCGAACAACCCGCCGACGCCGCGATGGTCGACCAGCAACTGGCTGCCGTCGCCGAGTACAAGCGCGCCTTTGCCGACATGACCCAGGCCACCGTCACTCGCGAAGATGCCCGCAGCAAGCTGGGAGCGACCGCCGACAACGCCGTGGCCCAGATCGCCGCCGTGGAGCAATCCTTGCTGCACGGCGAAAGCGTCGCCGACTACAACAACGTGATCGAGCTGAGCAAACTGCTCCAGCAAGCGCGTTATCAGGTTCGCGGTTATACCTACAGCGGCAAGGCCGAAGCCGAACAACCGGCGCTGGACGCTATCGACATGGCCCTGCAAAGCCTGGCAAACCTGCCGTCCAAGGTGCCGGAACAGCACCTTGCCAATCTGCAACAAGCCAGCGAATCGCTAAAAGGTTATCGCGCTGCCGTCAGCCAGTTCCGTGACTCGCAGGTGGCGAACGCCACCGCCCTGAAACACATGGCGGCCCAAGGCGACATCCTCATCGACCTGAGCAAAAAGCTGACGGCGTCGCAGACCGTGGTGCGCGACACCGATGCCGCCCACGCGAAAAACATGCTGTTGCTGGCAGCCCTGCTGGCCCTGGCTTTTGGCTTGCTCGCGGCTTGGGCCATCACCCGTCAGATCGTGGTTCCCCTCAACCAGACACTCAAAGTCGCCGAGCGCATCGCCGCGGGTGATCTGACGCACAATCTCGTGTCGCAGCGTCAGGACGAACTCGGCCAGCTGCAACGCGCCATCCAGAGCATGACCCAAGGCTTGCGCGAACTGATCGGTGGCATCAGCGATGGCGTCACGCAAATCGCCAGCGCTGCTGAAGAGCTATCCGCCGTCACCGAGCAGACCAGCGCCGGGGTCAACAGCCAAAAGGTCGAGACCGACCAGGTCGCGACCGCCATGAACGAGATGACCGCCACGGTGCAGGAGGTCGCACGCAACGCTGAAGAAGCCTCCGAGGCCGCGGTCGCTGCCGACCAGCAGGCCCGCGAAGGTGACAAGGTGGTCAGCGAAGCCATCGCCCAGATCGAGCGCCTGGCTATCGAGGTGGGTAACTCCACCGTCGCCATGGGCGATCTCAAGCGCGAAAGCGACAAGATCGGCAGCGTGCTCGACGTGATCAAATCCGTGGCCCAGCAAACCAACCTGCTGGCCCTCAACGCCGCCATCGAAGCCGCTCGTGCCGGTGAGGCCGGACGCGGTTTCGCGGTGGTCGCCGACGAAGTCCGCAGCCTCGCCCAGCGGACCCAGAAGTCCACCGAAGAAATCGAAGAGTTGATCGTTGGCCTGCAAAGCGGCACCCAGCAAGTGGCGACCATCATGGACAACAGCCGCAGCCTGACCGACAGCAGCGTCGAACTGACCCGCCGCGCCGGTGGATCGCTGGCCAACATCACCCGCACCGTGTCGGCGATCCAGTCGATGAACCAGCAGATCGCCGCTGCCGCCGAGCAACAAAGCGCCGTGGCCGAAGAGATCAACCGCAGCGTGCTGAACGTGCGCGATGTGTCCGAGCAGACTTCGGCTGCGAGTGAGGAAACCGCGGCCTCCAGTGTTGAGCTGGCGCGGTTGGGGACGCATTTGCAGATGCTGGTGGGGCGGTTCAGGGTTTGA
- a CDS encoding 16S rRNA (uracil(1498)-N(3))-methyltransferase encodes MNLLLLEEADFIAADRVILRDRRLTHMQEVHRSVVGDSLRVGRIDGLMGSAVLLRLDADEAELRVILDQPPPAKLPLTLILALPRPKMLRRVFQTVAAMGVPRIVLVNSYRVEKSFWQTPFLEPEAIREQLILGLEQARDSVLPQIVIEKRFKPFVEDRLPAMTEGTLGLVGHPGNYPPCPRGLDEPVTLAIGPEGGWIPYEIDLLGKSGLQPVQLGERILRVETAVAALLSRLF; translated from the coding sequence GTGAACCTGCTGCTCCTGGAAGAGGCCGATTTCATAGCGGCCGACCGCGTGATCCTGCGTGATCGCCGGTTGACTCACATGCAGGAAGTTCATCGTTCGGTCGTCGGCGACAGCCTGCGGGTCGGGCGTATCGACGGCTTGATGGGCTCGGCCGTATTGCTGCGCCTGGACGCCGATGAAGCAGAGTTGCGCGTCATCCTCGATCAGCCCCCACCCGCCAAGCTGCCATTGACCCTGATACTGGCCCTGCCACGCCCGAAGATGCTGCGCAGGGTGTTCCAGACCGTGGCGGCCATGGGTGTGCCGCGCATCGTGCTGGTGAACAGCTACCGCGTCGAGAAGAGCTTCTGGCAAACACCCTTCCTGGAGCCCGAGGCGATTCGCGAGCAACTCATCCTCGGCCTCGAACAGGCGCGGGACAGCGTGTTGCCGCAGATCGTCATCGAGAAGCGCTTCAAGCCCTTTGTCGAGGATCGCCTGCCAGCGATGACCGAAGGCACCCTCGGCCTGGTCGGTCATCCCGGCAACTACCCGCCCTGCCCCCGTGGCCTGGATGAGCCGGTGACCCTGGCCATCGGCCCCGAAGGCGGCTGGATCCCCTACGAAATCGACCTGCTGGGCAAGTCCGGGCTGCAACCGGTGCAGCTCGGCGAACGCATCCTGCGGGTCGAAACCGCCGTCGCCGCGCTGCTTTCACGCCTCTTCTGA
- the tatC gene encoding twin-arginine translocase subunit TatC — protein sequence MSDLPENDQHMPLVSHLTELRTRLLRCVAAIFIIFAGLFAFTQQIYTFVSTPLRQYLPVGATMIATDVSSPFLTPLKLTMMVSLFLAIPVILHQIWGFIAPGLYKHEKRIAVPLLVSSILLFYTGMAFAYYLVFPLIFKFFAAATPAGVEMMTDISSYLDFVMTLFFAFGVAFEIPVAVVLLVWIGVVNVVYLKKIRPYVIIGCFVVGMILTPPDIFSQTLLAVPMWLLFEIGILFSGLISKRGEHPDDQPVDDHNDQPPATQP from the coding sequence ATGAGCGATCTCCCCGAAAACGACCAGCACATGCCGCTGGTTTCGCACCTCACCGAGTTGCGTACCCGCCTGCTGCGCTGTGTAGCGGCGATTTTCATCATCTTCGCCGGGTTGTTCGCCTTCACCCAGCAGATCTACACCTTCGTTTCCACGCCGCTGCGCCAGTACCTGCCGGTCGGCGCGACGATGATCGCCACCGACGTGTCCTCGCCGTTCCTGACGCCGCTGAAGCTGACCATGATGGTGTCGCTGTTCCTGGCCATCCCGGTGATCCTGCATCAGATCTGGGGCTTCATCGCGCCGGGGCTGTACAAGCATGAGAAGCGCATCGCGGTGCCATTGCTGGTGTCCAGCATCCTGCTGTTCTACACCGGCATGGCGTTCGCCTATTACCTGGTGTTCCCGCTGATCTTCAAATTCTTCGCCGCCGCCACCCCGGCCGGCGTGGAAATGATGACCGACATCAGCAGCTACCTCGATTTTGTCATGACGCTGTTCTTCGCCTTTGGCGTGGCGTTCGAAATCCCGGTAGCCGTGGTGCTGCTGGTGTGGATCGGCGTGGTCAACGTCGTCTACCTGAAGAAGATCCGGCCGTATGTGATCATCGGCTGCTTCGTGGTCGGCATGATCCTCACTCCGCCGGACATCTTCTCGCAGACCCTGCTGGCCGTGCCGATGTGGCTGCTGTTCGAGATCGGCATCCTGTTCAGCGGCCTGATCAGCAAACGCGGCGAGCACCCGGACGACCAGCCGGTTGACGATCACAACGACCAGCCGCCAGCGACCCAGCCGTGA
- the tatB gene encoding Sec-independent protein translocase protein TatB, whose translation MFGISFPELLLVGLVALLVLGPERLPGAARTAGLWVGRLKRSFNAIKQEVEREIGADEIRRQLHNEHILSLEQEARKIFTPTQQEAAPVQPVEPVAEQTIHAPTADPAPAQVPTETVKAVEPPPVIAPVEPVAPAAAPTTPAPHDTTLPPRVS comes from the coding sequence ATGTTTGGTATCAGCTTCCCTGAACTGCTGCTCGTCGGCCTCGTTGCCCTGCTGGTGCTGGGCCCCGAGCGCCTGCCGGGTGCAGCGCGCACCGCTGGCCTGTGGGTCGGGCGGTTGAAGCGCAGCTTCAACGCGATCAAACAGGAAGTTGAACGTGAAATCGGTGCCGACGAGATTCGTCGGCAGCTGCACAACGAGCACATTCTGTCGCTGGAGCAGGAGGCGCGGAAGATTTTCACGCCGACTCAGCAAGAGGCCGCACCGGTTCAGCCGGTTGAACCTGTGGCGGAGCAGACGATTCATGCTCCGACTGCAGACCCTGCGCCTGCCCAGGTACCGACGGAAACGGTGAAAGCTGTTGAACCGCCGCCGGTTATCGCGCCCGTAGAACCTGTTGCTCCTGCCGCCGCGCCGACAACGCCGGCTCCTCACGACACCACTTTGCCGCCGCGAGTCTCATGA
- a CDS encoding twin-arginine translocase TatA/TatE family subunit: protein MGIFDWKHWIVILVVVVLVFGTKKLKNLGTDVGESIKGFRKAMNDEDKPADPTVTPQQPVPPAQPQTAQSVNQPHTIDVQAQKVEEPIRKDV, encoded by the coding sequence ATGGGCATTTTTGACTGGAAACACTGGATCGTCATCCTGGTTGTTGTCGTTCTGGTGTTCGGCACCAAGAAACTGAAAAACCTCGGCACCGACGTGGGCGAGTCGATCAAGGGCTTTCGCAAGGCCATGAACGATGAAGACAAGCCGGCTGATCCGACGGTGACCCCGCAACAACCGGTTCCACCTGCTCAACCACAGACCGCACAGTCCGTGAACCAGCCGCACACCATCGACGTGCAGGCGCAAAAAGTCGAAGAGCCGATCCGCAAAGACGTGTGA
- a CDS encoding phosphoribosyl-ATP diphosphatase, with protein sequence MSDTLTRLAQVLEERKGAAADSSYVASLYHKGLNKILEKVGEESVETIIAAKDAAISGDCSDVIYETADLWFHSMVMLAQLGQHPQAVLDELDRRFGLSGHAEKASRPSA encoded by the coding sequence ATGAGTGATACGTTGACCCGTCTGGCCCAGGTACTGGAAGAGCGCAAAGGCGCCGCCGCCGACAGTTCGTATGTCGCCAGCCTGTACCACAAGGGCTTGAACAAGATTCTGGAAAAAGTCGGCGAAGAGTCGGTCGAAACCATCATTGCCGCCAAGGACGCCGCCATCAGCGGCGACTGCAGCGATGTGATCTACGAGACCGCCGATTTGTGGTTCCACAGCATGGTCATGCTCGCCCAACTGGGGCAACATCCACAGGCTGTACTCGATGAACTGGACCGTCGCTTCGGTCTGTCCGGACACGCCGAGAAAGCCTCGCGCCCGTCCGCCTGA
- the hisI gene encoding phosphoribosyl-AMP cyclohydrolase — protein sequence MKNWLDEIKWDADGLVPAIAQDHKTGRVLMMAWMNREALKLSAAENRAIYWSRSRGKLWRKGEESGHVQTLHEMRLDCDADVIILMVEQIGDIACHTGRQSCFYRVFENGDWKTVDPVLKDPHAIYSAGHTHE from the coding sequence ATGAAAAACTGGCTGGACGAGATCAAGTGGGACGCCGATGGCCTGGTGCCGGCGATTGCCCAGGATCACAAGACCGGACGCGTCCTGATGATGGCCTGGATGAACCGGGAAGCGCTGAAACTGAGCGCTGCCGAGAACCGCGCCATTTACTGGTCGCGCTCCCGTGGCAAATTGTGGCGCAAGGGCGAAGAATCCGGGCACGTGCAAACCCTGCATGAGATGCGCCTGGACTGTGATGCCGACGTGATCATCCTGATGGTCGAGCAGATCGGCGACATCGCTTGCCATACCGGCCGCCAGAGCTGCTTCTACCGTGTCTTCGAGAACGGCGACTGGAAAACCGTCGACCCGGTCCTGAAAGACCCGCACGCCATCTACAGCGCAGGACACACCCATGAGTGA
- the ubiB gene encoding ubiquinone biosynthesis regulatory protein kinase UbiB, with translation MKLLAVRRLLRIQRVVIRYRLDDLLFALPLPWFLLALRYALPWRWFPRKTLDLSRGARLRLALQDLGPIFIKFGQILSTRRDLLPEDIADELMKLQDRVPPFDSQVSVNLIEEQLGKKISEVFSRFDVEPLASASVAQVHAAQLKTGEEVVVKVIRPGLKPIIAQDLAWLFILARAAEKLSADARLLHPVDVVQDYEKTIYDELDLLREAANASQLKRNFEGSELLYVPQVYWDWCRPKVLVMERIYGIQVTDLATLADQRTDMKMLAERGVEIFFTQVFRDSFFHADMHPGNIFVSTVNPWSPQYIAIDCGIVGSLTPEDQDYLARNLFAFFKRDYRRVAQLHIDSGWVPAETKLNEFEAAIRTVCEPIFEKPLKDISFGQVLMRLFQTARRFNMEVQPQLVLLQKTLLNIEGLGRQLYPDLDLWNTAQPFLERWMRERVSPKALLGNVQSQFEQLPHLANMARDLLERMSQPHAHDPPPPWHRRKDDWLLRLLGCAHLAGGTILAAGGPLNEMGHWPAGIMVAVGLYLVVRR, from the coding sequence ATGAAGCTGCTTGCCGTCCGCCGTTTGTTGCGCATCCAGCGCGTTGTGATCCGCTACCGCCTCGATGACCTGCTGTTCGCCCTGCCGCTGCCCTGGTTTCTGCTGGCGCTGCGCTACGCCTTGCCGTGGCGCTGGTTTCCGCGCAAGACCCTGGACCTGAGCCGTGGTGCGCGATTGCGCCTGGCGCTGCAGGACCTGGGACCGATTTTCATCAAGTTCGGGCAGATTCTCTCCACTCGCCGCGACCTGCTGCCGGAAGACATCGCCGATGAGCTGATGAAGCTGCAGGACCGGGTGCCGCCGTTCGACTCGCAAGTGTCGGTCAATCTGATCGAAGAACAGCTCGGCAAAAAAATCAGTGAAGTGTTCAGCCGCTTCGACGTCGAACCGCTGGCCTCGGCCTCGGTGGCGCAGGTGCATGCCGCGCAACTGAAAACCGGCGAAGAAGTGGTGGTCAAGGTCATCCGCCCGGGCCTGAAACCGATCATTGCCCAGGACCTGGCGTGGCTGTTCATTCTCGCCCGTGCCGCCGAAAAACTCTCGGCCGATGCGCGCCTGCTGCACCCGGTGGACGTGGTCCAGGATTACGAAAAAACCATCTACGACGAACTCGACCTGTTGCGCGAAGCGGCCAACGCCAGCCAGTTGAAGCGCAACTTCGAGGGCTCGGAGCTGCTGTACGTACCGCAAGTCTATTGGGACTGGTGCCGGCCGAAAGTGCTGGTGATGGAGCGCATCTACGGAATCCAGGTCACCGACCTGGCCACCCTCGCCGATCAGCGCACCGACATGAAAATGCTCGCCGAGCGCGGCGTGGAGATCTTCTTCACCCAAGTGTTCCGCGACAGCTTCTTCCACGCCGACATGCACCCGGGCAACATCTTCGTCAGCACGGTCAACCCGTGGAGCCCGCAATACATTGCGATCGACTGCGGCATCGTCGGCAGCCTGACCCCGGAAGATCAGGACTATCTGGCGCGCAACCTGTTCGCGTTCTTCAAGCGCGATTATCGTCGCGTGGCGCAATTGCACATCGATTCGGGTTGGGTGCCGGCGGAAACCAAACTCAACGAATTCGAAGCGGCGATCCGCACCGTGTGCGAGCCGATTTTCGAAAAACCGTTAAAAGATATTTCCTTCGGCCAGGTGCTGATGCGCCTGTTCCAGACCGCTCGACGTTTCAACATGGAAGTGCAGCCGCAGCTCGTGCTGCTGCAAAAAACTCTGTTGAACATCGAAGGCCTGGGCCGTCAGTTGTACCCGGACCTTGACCTGTGGAACACCGCCCAGCCATTCCTCGAACGCTGGATGCGCGAGCGGGTCAGCCCCAAAGCCTTACTCGGCAATGTGCAGAGCCAGTTCGAACAGTTGCCGCACCTGGCGAACATGGCCCGCGACCTGCTCGAGCGCATGTCCCAGCCCCACGCCCATGATCCTCCACCGCCGTGGCATCGACGCAAGGACGACTGGCTCCTGCGCCTGCTCGGTTGCGCGCACCTGGCCGGCGGCACGATACTCGCCGCGGGTGGGCCATTGAACGAAATGGGCCATTGGCCGGCTGGCATCATGGTGGCCGTCGGCTTGTATCTGGTCGTTCGCCGATAG
- a CDS encoding SCP2 domain-containing protein — MLLAGLLASVELGLNRVLRLDSTALPRLAHLSGKVIAVDCRNPALQLFILPSDEGLMLASQWETGADCTLRAPASSLLKLAMSKDKTSVLHGPEVELDGDSGVLLELAAILQDLELDWEYELSRWLGPVATQLVGGHLRSRARWYQQGFASLNQNLGEYLAEESRTLVGQREAEARFSELDQIKLDLERLEARFERLSRSLDPSDNA; from the coding sequence ATGTTGCTGGCCGGTCTGCTCGCCAGCGTCGAACTTGGTCTGAACCGGGTGCTGCGGCTCGACAGCACGGCGTTGCCGCGGCTGGCGCATTTGAGCGGCAAGGTGATTGCCGTCGACTGCCGCAACCCGGCGCTGCAACTGTTCATCCTGCCCAGCGACGAAGGCCTGATGCTGGCTTCCCAGTGGGAAACCGGCGCCGACTGCACCTTGCGTGCACCGGCCTCGAGCCTGTTGAAACTGGCGATGAGCAAGGACAAGACCTCGGTCCTGCATGGTCCTGAAGTCGAACTCGACGGCGACAGCGGCGTATTGCTGGAACTGGCGGCGATCCTCCAGGACCTGGAACTGGACTGGGAGTACGAGCTCTCGCGCTGGCTGGGCCCGGTCGCCACGCAATTGGTCGGTGGTCATCTGCGCAGCCGCGCACGCTGGTATCAGCAAGGGTTCGCCAGCCTGAATCAGAACCTGGGCGAATACCTGGCCGAAGAATCGCGCACCCTCGTCGGTCAGCGCGAAGCTGAAGCCCGTTTCAGTGAACTGGACCAGATCAAACTCGATCTGGAACGTCTCGAGGCGCGCTTCGAGCGCCTTTCCCGATCCCTCGACCCAAGCGATAACGCATGA
- the ubiE gene encoding bifunctional demethylmenaquinone methyltransferase/2-methoxy-6-polyprenyl-1,4-benzoquinol methylase UbiE, whose product MTDQRKGSDAEPTTHFGFKNVPESQKAEKVAEVFHSVAAKYDLMNDLLSGGMHRLWKRFAIELSGVRTGNRVLDIAGGTGDLTKKFSHLVGPTGQVVLADINESMLKVGRDRLLDLGVAGNVEFVQADAEKLPFPDNHFDCVTIAFGLRNVTHKEDALRSMLRVLKPGGRLLVLEFSKPTNALMSKAYDAYSFAFMPLMGKLITNDSESYRYLAESIRMHPNQETLKSMMVEAGFDRVTYHNMTAGIVALHRGIKP is encoded by the coding sequence ATGACTGATCAGCGCAAAGGCAGCGATGCCGAACCCACCACTCACTTCGGCTTCAAAAACGTTCCGGAAAGCCAGAAGGCGGAAAAAGTCGCTGAGGTTTTCCACTCGGTAGCGGCCAAGTACGACTTGATGAACGACCTCCTGTCGGGCGGCATGCACCGTTTGTGGAAGCGTTTTGCGATCGAACTGTCGGGCGTTCGCACCGGCAACCGAGTGCTGGATATCGCCGGCGGCACCGGCGACCTGACCAAGAAATTCTCGCACCTCGTTGGCCCGACCGGCCAGGTCGTGCTGGCCGACATCAACGAATCGATGCTCAAGGTCGGTCGTGACCGCCTGCTGGATCTGGGTGTGGCCGGCAACGTCGAATTCGTCCAGGCCGATGCGGAAAAGCTGCCGTTCCCGGACAACCATTTCGACTGCGTGACCATCGCCTTCGGCCTGCGCAACGTCACTCACAAAGAAGACGCGCTGCGCTCGATGCTGCGCGTGCTGAAACCGGGCGGCCGCTTGCTGGTGCTGGAGTTCTCCAAGCCCACCAACGCGCTGATGTCCAAGGCCTACGACGCCTACTCGTTCGCCTTCATGCCACTGATGGGCAAGTTGATCACCAACGACTCGGAGAGCTATCGCTACCTGGCCGAATCGATCCGCATGCACCCGAATCAGGAAACCTTGAAGTCGATGATGGTCGAGGCCGGTTTCGACCGCGTGACCTATCACAACATGACCGCAGGCATCGTGGCCCTGCACCGCGGCATCAAACCCTGA